A genomic stretch from Deinococcus ruber includes:
- a CDS encoding AAA family ATPase: MISEALQQAIQRAATLAALRGHEFVTLEHLLLALSDDPQTRAALLACGIDLERLSTDLERTLADFEVGTGTLSPEYSLALQQVVQAAMWQLQASGKGKEPVDGLRVLAEVMEMPDSFARYALERQGLTRLDVLGYLSHGKAKVAGREAEFRSRGVEESEAEADMDEAAPPDPLTVYTENLSEGAAEGRYDPLIGREVELTRVTHILARRAKNNPVLVGEPGVGKTAIAEGLAQAIVAGDVPAFLKGAVVYSLDMGALLAGTRYRGDFEARLKAVLARLDEQNAVLFIDELHTLVGAGATEGGSMDAANLLKPALARGRLRVMGATTPAELRHLEKDRALWRRFQTVDVPEPSEADALEILKGLAPRYAEHHGVLYPQDSLEAAVRLSVRHLQGRFLPDKAIDVLDEAGASYSARRQTAKGTQAVTVADIEATVSRMARVPLGTVKAEEVQSLATLESDLKAKVYGQDAAIETIANAVKLARAGLRDARRPQAAFLLAGPTGVGKTELSRALAERMGVELLRFDMSEYQEAHTASRLIGAPPGYVGFDQGGLLTDGIAKNPHSVLLLDEIEKAHPDVYNVFLQLMDHGTLTDHTGKKVDGRGLIILYTTNAGAADAARPALGFGRTGREGQMLEAVTRTFSPEFRNRLDGVLVFRPLDERVMVQVVDKFVAQLAAQLLERGVTLSVSAAARAKLAELGYDPAMGARPLARVIERELSRPLADLLLFGRLKNGGEVSVDSGTQGFTFE; the protein is encoded by the coding sequence ATGATTTCCGAGGCGCTTCAGCAGGCGATCCAGCGGGCGGCGACGCTGGCAGCCCTGCGTGGGCATGAATTCGTGACGCTCGAACATCTGCTGCTGGCCCTGAGCGACGATCCGCAGACCAGGGCCGCGCTGCTGGCGTGCGGCATCGATCTGGAGCGGCTGAGCACCGATCTGGAACGCACCCTTGCCGACTTCGAGGTAGGAACGGGCACGCTGTCGCCCGAATACTCGCTGGCGCTGCAACAGGTGGTGCAGGCGGCGATGTGGCAGCTTCAGGCGTCGGGGAAGGGAAAAGAGCCGGTGGATGGGCTGCGGGTGCTGGCCGAGGTCATGGAGATGCCCGACAGTTTCGCCCGCTACGCGCTGGAACGTCAGGGTCTGACACGTCTGGACGTGCTGGGGTATCTGAGCCACGGCAAGGCGAAGGTGGCGGGCCGCGAGGCCGAGTTCCGCTCGCGGGGCGTCGAGGAAAGTGAAGCTGAGGCAGACATGGACGAAGCTGCGCCGCCCGACCCGCTGACGGTGTACACCGAGAATCTGAGCGAAGGAGCCGCCGAGGGCCGGTACGATCCGCTGATCGGGCGCGAGGTGGAACTGACCCGCGTGACGCACATCCTGGCACGCCGCGCCAAGAATAATCCGGTGCTGGTGGGCGAGCCGGGCGTGGGTAAGACCGCGATAGCCGAGGGACTGGCGCAGGCCATCGTTGCCGGAGACGTGCCCGCCTTCCTGAAGGGCGCGGTTGTGTACTCGCTCGATATGGGAGCGCTGCTGGCCGGAACGCGTTACCGGGGCGACTTCGAGGCGCGGCTGAAGGCGGTGCTGGCGCGGCTGGACGAGCAGAACGCGGTGCTGTTCATCGACGAACTGCATACCCTGGTGGGGGCCGGGGCCACCGAGGGCGGCAGCATGGACGCCGCCAACCTGCTGAAACCTGCGCTGGCACGGGGCAGGCTGCGCGTGATGGGCGCGACCACGCCCGCCGAACTGCGCCACCTCGAAAAAGACCGGGCGCTGTGGCGCAGATTCCAGACCGTAGACGTGCCAGAGCCGAGCGAGGCAGACGCGCTGGAGATTCTAAAGGGGCTGGCTCCGCGCTACGCCGAGCACCACGGGGTTTTGTACCCGCAGGACAGCCTGGAAGCGGCGGTGCGCCTGAGCGTGCGCCACCTGCAAGGGCGTTTTCTGCCCGACAAGGCCATCGACGTACTGGACGAGGCCGGAGCAAGCTACAGCGCCCGCCGTCAGACTGCGAAGGGAACTCAGGCCGTGACGGTGGCCGACATCGAAGCCACCGTCTCGCGCATGGCCCGCGTGCCGCTGGGAACTGTCAAGGCCGAGGAAGTGCAGAGCCTCGCCACGCTGGAAAGCGACCTGAAAGCGAAGGTGTACGGGCAGGATGCCGCCATCGAAACCATCGCCAACGCCGTGAAGCTGGCGCGGGCGGGGCTGCGCGACGCCCGGCGTCCACAGGCGGCCTTTCTGCTGGCTGGCCCCACCGGGGTGGGCAAGACCGAGCTGAGCCGTGCCCTGGCCGAGCGCATGGGCGTGGAACTGCTGCGATTCGACATGAGCGAGTACCAGGAAGCGCATACCGCCTCGCGCCTGATCGGTGCGCCTCCCGGCTATGTGGGCTTCGATCAGGGCGGCCTGCTGACCGACGGCATCGCCAAGAACCCCCATTCGGTGCTGCTGCTCGACGAGATCGAGAAGGCACACCCGGACGTGTACAACGTCTTTCTTCAGCTGATGGATCACGGCACCCTGACCGACCACACCGGAAAAAAAGTAGATGGACGCGGCCTGATTATTCTGTACACCACCAACGCCGGGGCTGCCGACGCCGCTCGCCCCGCGCTGGGGTTCGGGCGCACCGGGCGCGAGGGGCAGATGCTGGAAGCCGTCACGCGCACCTTCTCGCCGGAGTTCAGAAACCGCCTCGACGGAGTGCTGGTATTCAGGCCGCTGGATGAACGGGTGATGGTGCAGGTGGTCGATAAGTTCGTGGCGCAACTCGCGGCGCAACTGCTGGAACGCGGTGTCACGCTTTCGGTGAGTGCGGCGGCCCGTGCAAAGCTGGCGGAACTCGGCTACGATCCGGCCATGGGCGCACGTCCGCTGGCCCGCGTCATCGAACGCGAACTGAGCCGCCCACTCGCAGACCTGCTGCTGTTCGGGCGGCTGAAGAACGGGGGAGAGGTGAGCGTGGACAGCGGAACACAGGGATTCACTTTCGAGTAA
- the clpS gene encoding ATP-dependent Clp protease adapter ClpS has product MTRDPKHATQTLERTETTRPRLFRVLLLNDDYTPMDFVVMVLRRYFRQSEAQATAVMLAVHQRGQGVAGVYTREIAESKAAQVTDHARSEGHPLELSIEPEAEA; this is encoded by the coding sequence ATGACCCGCGATCCAAAGCACGCCACACAGACGCTGGAGCGCACCGAAACCACGCGCCCGAGGCTGTTCCGTGTGCTGCTCCTGAATGACGATTACACTCCGATGGATTTCGTGGTGATGGTGCTGCGGCGCTATTTCCGCCAGAGCGAGGCGCAGGCCACCGCCGTGATGCTGGCTGTGCATCAGCGTGGGCAGGGCGTGGCGGGCGTGTATACCCGCGAGATTGCCGAATCCAAGGCCGCCCAGGTAACAGACCATGCCCGCAGCGAAGGACACCCGCTGGAACTGAGTATCGAGCCGGAGGCGGAAGCATGA
- a CDS encoding putative quinol monooxygenase, with translation MSQSTQAVTIQALIVPRPEHVQDVETEMRAMVQASRAEAGCQRYDLLRVDRPDGTVEFHVQERYDDMAAVQAHRDSAHYQAYRSRAGDWFAQPPAVTVLHDVDVAG, from the coding sequence ATGTCACAATCCACGCAGGCCGTCACGATTCAGGCGCTTATCGTTCCCCGCCCCGAGCACGTTCAGGATGTAGAAACCGAGATGCGGGCGATGGTACAGGCCAGCCGCGCCGAGGCTGGGTGCCAGCGCTACGATCTGCTGCGGGTAGACAGACCAGACGGCACCGTCGAATTTCATGTGCAGGAGCGCTACGACGATATGGCGGCAGTACAGGCACACCGCGACAGCGCCCACTATCAGGCCTACCGCAGCCGTGCCGGAGACTGGTTTGCCCAGCCGCCCGCCGTGACCGTGCTGCACGATGTCGATGTGGCCGGGTGA